The following are encoded together in the Xanthobacter autotrophicus Py2 genome:
- a CDS encoding transposase IS4 family protein (PFAM: transposase IS4 family protein~KEGG: swi:Swit_4905 transposase, IS4 family protein), which produces MMGERTGAQEALFYQFSLERHVPAGHLVRAIDRFVDLAGIRAHLKPFYSETGRPSIDPELMIRMLLVGYCFGIRSERRLCEEVHLNLAYRWFCRLGLDGRVPDHSTFSKNRHGRFRDSDLLRHLFETVLQRCIAEGLVGGEGFAVDASLIKAEASRQKGVDGKAGLSPEAAGRAVEEYLAVLDDAAFGAATEVTPKFLSPADPAARWTGAHGGQAFFAYSTNYLIDVDNAIIVDVEATTAIRQAEVLAAKRMIERSMERFDLYPARLMGDSAYGSAEMLAWLVHEHGIEPHVPVFDKSARRDGTFSRTDFAYDHVRDLYTCPGGKELRRYRRHFSVTRDSVDPHGFMRYRAAKSDCGACALKSQCCPAEPPRKVLRSIHEGARDMARDIAATEAYVTSRRQRKKVEMLFAHLKRILKLDRLRLRGPNGARDEFHLAATAQNLRKLAKLMPRGARAAAA; this is translated from the coding sequence ATGATGGGCGAGCGGACGGGGGCGCAGGAGGCGCTGTTCTACCAGTTCAGCCTCGAGCGCCACGTTCCTGCCGGCCACCTCGTGCGCGCCATCGATAGGTTCGTCGACCTCGCCGGCATCCGGGCGCACCTCAAGCCCTTCTACAGCGAGACCGGCCGGCCCTCGATCGACCCCGAGCTGATGATCCGGATGCTGCTCGTCGGCTATTGCTTCGGCATCCGCTCGGAGCGGCGGCTGTGCGAGGAGGTCCACCTCAACCTGGCCTATCGATGGTTCTGTCGGCTTGGCCTCGACGGCCGCGTGCCGGACCACTCCACCTTCTCCAAGAACCGGCACGGCCGCTTCCGCGACAGCGACCTGTTGAGGCACCTGTTCGAGACGGTGCTGCAGCGTTGCATCGCTGAGGGGCTGGTCGGCGGGGAAGGCTTCGCCGTCGATGCCAGCCTGATCAAGGCCGAGGCCAGCCGGCAGAAGGGTGTCGATGGCAAAGCCGGGCTGTCGCCCGAGGCGGCCGGCCGCGCGGTTGAGGAATATCTCGCCGTCCTCGACGATGCGGCCTTCGGCGCGGCCACCGAGGTCACCCCGAAGTTCCTCTCGCCGGCGGATCCGGCCGCCCGCTGGACCGGAGCGCACGGCGGCCAAGCCTTCTTCGCCTATTCCACCAATTATCTGATCGACGTGGACAACGCGATCATCGTCGACGTCGAGGCCACCACCGCGATCCGACAGGCCGAGGTCCTGGCGGCGAAACGCATGATCGAACGGTCGATGGAGCGTTTCGATCTTTATCCGGCACGGCTGATGGGCGACAGCGCCTATGGCTCCGCCGAGATGCTCGCCTGGCTCGTGCACGAGCACGGCATCGAGCCGCACGTCCCGGTGTTCGATAAGTCGGCGCGCCGCGACGGCACATTCAGCCGCACCGACTTCGCCTACGATCATGTTCGGGACCTCTACACCTGTCCGGGCGGCAAGGAGCTGCGCCGGTATCGTCGCCACTTCAGTGTGACCCGCGACAGCGTCGATCCACACGGCTTCATGCGCTACCGCGCGGCCAAGTCCGACTGCGGTGCCTGTGCGTTGAAATCGCAGTGTTGCCCAGCCGAACCGCCACGCAAGGTCTTGCGGTCGATCCATGAAGGGGCCCGAGACATGGCGCGGGACATCGCCGCCACCGAGGCCTACGTCACGTCACGGCGGCAGCGCAAGAAGGTGGAGATGCTGTTCGCCCACCTCAAGCGCATCCTGAAGCTCGACCGGCTCCGCCTGCGGGGCCCGAATGGCGCCCGGGACGAGTTCCACCTCGCCGCCACTGCCCAGAACCTCAGGAAGCTCGCCAAGCTCATGCCGCGTGGAGCACGAGCGGCTGCGGCCTGA